In Legionella beliardensis, the following are encoded in one genomic region:
- the ugpQ gene encoding glycerophosphodiester phosphodiesterase: MQINNSVIGHRGASAYAPENTLAAFNKALTLGCNTVEFDVMLSGDGEPFVFHDEVLERTTNGKGAVGLVTAAYLETLDAGRWFSDAFAGEKIPHFKTILIWLMQNNMNANIEIKPYPGMSEQTTAAVLDCLHRFWPQEKSLPLLSSFDLTALTLCHTIAPHMPLGLLLDAWDEDWLNKAQSLGCYSIHINELALDAARIQDIKRQGYQLYVYTVNCKARAGALLNWGVDAVFSDYPDLLS, from the coding sequence TTGCAAATAAATAACTCAGTAATTGGCCATCGAGGTGCATCAGCTTATGCGCCAGAAAATACGCTAGCGGCATTTAATAAAGCACTTACTCTTGGGTGCAATACGGTTGAATTTGATGTCATGTTAAGTGGCGATGGTGAACCGTTTGTCTTTCATGATGAAGTGTTAGAAAGGACAACAAATGGTAAGGGGGCCGTAGGTTTAGTCACTGCTGCTTATTTAGAAACGTTAGATGCAGGCAGGTGGTTTTCTGATGCATTTGCTGGTGAGAAAATTCCTCATTTTAAAACAATATTAATTTGGTTAATGCAAAATAATATGAATGCCAACATTGAAATTAAGCCGTATCCTGGTATGAGCGAACAAACAACGGCAGCTGTTTTAGACTGCTTACATCGTTTCTGGCCGCAAGAGAAATCATTACCCTTATTATCAAGCTTTGACTTAACGGCATTAACGCTTTGTCATACAATAGCTCCCCACATGCCTTTAGGTTTACTTTTAGATGCCTGGGATGAAGATTGGCTTAACAAAGCACAATCCTTAGGTTGTTATTCCATCCATATTAATGAGCTTGCACTAGATGCTGCTCGTATACAAGACATTAAAAGACAAGGTTATCAGCTTTATGTATATACCGTTAATTGTAAAGCCCGGGCAGGGGCACTGTTAAATTGGGGAGTAGATGCAGTGTTTAGTGATTATCCTGATTTATTATCATGA
- a CDS encoding M14 family zinc carboxypeptidase: MLNLSMASLFNQTIRTSVFIQLLLALLMQCFVINTMYSSIANINNKTLLELSNYQKLPNSAEINQFLKNLEQSSNKLKLIHLGQSAGGRPFTALLISNDESWLQSGPNQTNKLTVLLIGSQHGTEFSGCEALQKLALNFARGNLDNYLQHMNLILIVNGNPDGRDKRIRFNEKNNNINIDFINLVTPEAQIIVNVLRKYQPDVLLDLHESSVRKKILTDQQGFMTNVNAQYDAGNNLNIDPDLRQYMQDILLPDLIQRSEKNGLPSRHYQGEIQQLEQPVAHGGLRVSNLRNYAALQGVASFLVENRLDPASGKFATPANILNRLEKQYLSAVSFLQVINQHKEELKSKVRLAKETWQNNTFAQKPVYLTFNYSLNVRNPRVSIQLIEEKTGHLVGKLFPNFDFIAIEKNSALPEAYAVTIWHDRIAALLRKHHIAFKAIDKPQLVLANSIQLTSIKINYPKPVNFRITYQADIQYITSPILLKQGDLIVPTKQPNGLLVPILLDVLSMDSLYQGLLYRPLLMTNKTMPIFPVVLSTLKKTE; encoded by the coding sequence TTGCTAAATTTATCAATGGCTTCTTTATTCAATCAGACCATTAGAACTAGCGTTTTTATACAGCTACTTTTAGCGTTATTAATGCAATGTTTTGTCATTAATACGATGTATTCATCTATTGCTAATATTAATAATAAAACGTTATTAGAGCTAAGTAATTATCAAAAGCTTCCCAACTCAGCAGAAATTAATCAATTTTTAAAAAATCTAGAGCAAAGTAGCAATAAACTTAAGCTTATTCATTTAGGACAAAGCGCAGGGGGCAGGCCATTTACAGCGCTACTTATTTCTAATGATGAATCATGGCTGCAATCTGGCCCTAATCAAACTAATAAATTAACTGTTTTATTGATTGGCTCGCAACATGGTACTGAATTTTCAGGCTGCGAAGCCTTACAAAAACTTGCTTTGAATTTTGCTCGCGGTAACTTAGATAATTATTTGCAGCATATGAATCTAATATTAATTGTTAATGGTAATCCAGACGGACGAGATAAACGCATTCGCTTTAATGAAAAGAATAATAATATTAACATTGATTTTATTAATCTTGTTACACCAGAAGCCCAAATTATTGTTAATGTTTTAAGAAAATATCAACCTGATGTTTTATTAGATTTACATGAATCATCAGTGCGCAAGAAAATCTTAACTGATCAGCAAGGATTTATGACCAATGTAAACGCGCAATATGATGCAGGAAATAATTTAAATATTGACCCTGATTTAAGACAATACATGCAAGATATTTTACTCCCAGATTTAATTCAAAGGAGTGAGAAAAATGGGCTACCAAGTAGGCATTATCAAGGTGAAATTCAGCAACTAGAGCAACCTGTAGCCCACGGCGGTTTGCGTGTTAGTAATCTACGTAATTATGCGGCCTTGCAAGGTGTTGCTTCATTTTTAGTTGAGAATCGGCTTGATCCCGCCAGTGGAAAATTTGCCACACCAGCTAATATTTTAAATCGTTTGGAGAAACAATACTTAAGTGCAGTTAGCTTTCTGCAAGTCATCAACCAGCATAAAGAAGAATTAAAAAGTAAGGTAAGATTAGCTAAAGAAACTTGGCAAAATAATACATTTGCGCAAAAGCCTGTCTATCTAACGTTTAATTATTCGTTAAATGTGCGCAACCCACGTGTTTCTATTCAATTGATTGAAGAAAAAACAGGCCATTTGGTGGGTAAGTTATTTCCTAATTTTGATTTTATTGCTATCGAAAAAAATAGTGCTTTACCTGAGGCTTATGCAGTGACTATTTGGCACGACAGGATTGCAGCATTATTAAGAAAGCACCATATCGCTTTTAAAGCTATTGATAAACCGCAATTGGTTTTAGCTAACTCTATCCAATTAACTTCCATAAAAATTAATTATCCTAAGCCTGTAAATTTCCGCATAACTTATCAAGCTGATATTCAGTATATAACATCACCTATTTTGCTAAAACAGGGTGATTTAATTGTGCCTACTAAGCAACCAAATGGTCTTTTAGTGCCAATCCTATTGGATGTATTATCCATGGATAGTCTTTATCAAGGATTATTGTATAGACCTTTGCTTATGACTAATAAGACAATGCCAATTTTTCCAGTCGTTTTGTCGACCTTAAAAAAAACCGAATGA
- a CDS encoding alpha/beta hydrolase family protein gives MQEFIQPSLFNVQFMRTLGHTTYQGAEIGECFAILNNIEKGNQNSWYEQWFSFAEKNALRAKDYSKKNLNFDAKMAFLRASNYYRTSFFFLEDEPEDERIEGALKASIDAFHNALDLFDTPVEKVLIPYRSDLALPGYLYLNTSSPMKEKPILIDTGGGDGTKEESYFGTAAEALKRGFHCLCFEGPGQGSVLRLQKIPFIPEWEQVIEKVIDFVIKRPEVDKNNIILMGRSFGGYLAARAVTKEKRIRACIVDPGIFESSSSIEEKVKSLVDKKFPALKDVPLSQALEHLMNEDENMRFMLASRKWRFGAQTIEEMLNATKAYTLQGIVKQIQCSMLVCDNTQEYITYGQAKKLYDELQCKKHYILFNSEEGTGGHCEPLAPRLFNAAIYNWLKSELTIK, from the coding sequence ATGCAGGAATTTATACAGCCATCTTTGTTTAATGTTCAGTTTATGAGAACGTTAGGCCATACTACCTACCAAGGAGCAGAGATTGGTGAGTGTTTTGCTATATTAAATAATATTGAGAAAGGAAACCAAAATAGTTGGTATGAGCAATGGTTTTCTTTTGCTGAGAAAAATGCTCTACGAGCTAAAGATTATAGTAAAAAAAATCTTAATTTTGATGCAAAAATGGCATTCCTACGTGCAAGTAATTACTATCGTACCTCTTTTTTTTTCCTTGAAGATGAACCTGAGGATGAACGCATTGAGGGAGCTTTAAAAGCCAGTATTGATGCGTTTCACAATGCACTTGACTTATTTGATACACCCGTAGAAAAAGTGCTTATTCCCTATCGTTCTGATCTAGCTTTACCAGGCTACCTCTATCTCAATACGTCATCACCAATGAAAGAAAAACCTATTCTTATTGATACGGGTGGTGGCGATGGAACTAAAGAAGAATCTTATTTTGGTACAGCAGCAGAAGCTTTAAAGCGTGGGTTTCATTGCTTATGCTTTGAAGGGCCTGGCCAAGGTAGTGTTTTACGATTGCAAAAAATACCTTTTATTCCCGAGTGGGAACAGGTCATAGAAAAAGTGATAGACTTTGTTATTAAACGTCCGGAAGTAGATAAAAATAACATCATTCTTATGGGTAGAAGTTTTGGCGGCTACCTTGCAGCACGTGCTGTAACTAAGGAAAAGCGTATTAGAGCTTGTATTGTTGATCCGGGTATTTTTGAATCAAGTTCCAGTATAGAAGAGAAAGTGAAGTCATTAGTTGACAAGAAATTTCCTGCACTAAAAGATGTTCCGTTATCACAAGCCCTAGAGCATCTTATGAATGAAGATGAAAATATGAGGTTTATGTTGGCAAGTCGTAAATGGCGATTTGGTGCTCAAACAATTGAAGAAATGCTTAATGCTACGAAGGCTTATACCTTACAAGGGATAGTTAAGCAGATTCAATGTTCAATGTTGGTATGTGATAATACTCAAGAGTACATTACCTATGGGCAAGCCAAAAAGCTTTATGACGAATTACAATGTAAAAAGCATTATATTCTTTTCAATTCAGAAGAGGGCACTGGCGGGCATTGTGAGCCGTTAGCCCCGCGTTTATTTAATGCAGCAATTTATAATTGGTTGAAAAGCGAATTAACTATCAAATAG
- a CDS encoding extracellular solute-binding protein, with protein sequence MRRWLFFILFFLLSNTYAAKVEIVLWHSLAGQIGAEVQHLVNGFNKSQTNYFIKSVYKGEYTDTITSFAAAFKAKKPPAIIQVFEVGTGIMLSPKGIIKPLHELMLEQKQPLPTQDFLPALLSFYSHKGELQALPFNTSIPVIFYNADALAKVGVNAHNFPKTWDELEQVAAKLLANGYSCAYTSSYPAWIQIEAFSAIHGLPLVDLGARKAVYNNKALIHHLERLKNWQTRHYFAYGGRASDATVLFTSGKCAMYSQSSGSYASLSELVKFSLGVAVLPLDTSISKVRHSNLNGGAALWAVAGQSDDVYRGIAQFYAYLVKPEIQQHWYQNTGYIPISLTGNYAFIAQHDAQPILALAEKELAKSSQKTLSLFSIPQNQIRMINDEEIEAIFAGIKSPQVAMDDAVTRANFALLRFLRNTKH encoded by the coding sequence ATGAGACGATGGCTTTTTTTCATCCTATTTTTTCTCTTAAGCAACACGTATGCTGCAAAAGTAGAAATCGTTTTATGGCATTCGCTAGCAGGTCAGATTGGTGCTGAGGTGCAGCATTTAGTTAATGGATTTAACAAAAGCCAAACTAATTATTTTATTAAGTCAGTTTATAAAGGCGAGTATACAGATACCATTACAAGCTTTGCTGCTGCCTTTAAAGCGAAAAAGCCGCCAGCAATTATTCAAGTATTTGAAGTAGGCACCGGCATTATGCTCTCACCAAAAGGTATTATTAAGCCCTTGCATGAATTAATGTTGGAACAAAAACAGCCATTACCTACACAAGATTTTCTGCCAGCCTTGCTTTCTTTTTATAGCCATAAAGGAGAGTTACAAGCTCTTCCTTTTAATACTTCTATTCCAGTTATTTTTTATAATGCTGATGCCTTAGCTAAAGTAGGTGTTAATGCTCATAATTTTCCCAAGACTTGGGATGAGTTGGAGCAGGTCGCTGCTAAATTGTTAGCTAATGGTTATTCATGTGCTTATACTTCCTCCTATCCAGCTTGGATACAAATTGAAGCCTTTTCAGCAATACATGGTTTACCGCTTGTTGATTTGGGAGCGCGAAAAGCGGTTTACAATAATAAAGCGCTTATTCACCATTTAGAACGATTAAAAAATTGGCAAACACGCCATTACTTTGCTTATGGTGGTCGTGCCAGCGATGCAACGGTTTTATTTACTAGTGGTAAATGTGCCATGTATAGTCAGTCATCTGGAAGTTATGCCAGTTTATCAGAATTGGTAAAATTTTCTCTTGGTGTCGCTGTTTTGCCATTAGACACCAGCATAAGCAAGGTACGTCATAGTAATCTTAATGGTGGTGCGGCGCTTTGGGCTGTAGCAGGTCAGTCAGATGATGTGTATCGTGGCATTGCCCAATTTTATGCTTACTTGGTCAAACCCGAAATACAACAACACTGGTATCAGAATACCGGCTATATTCCCATTAGCTTAACAGGCAACTATGCATTTATCGCCCAACATGACGCTCAGCCTATACTTGCGTTGGCAGAAAAAGAGTTAGCAAAAAGCAGTCAGAAAACACTAAGCTTATTTAGTATACCGCAAAATCAAATAAGGATGATTAATGATGAAGAGATAGAAGCAATTTTTGCTGGAATTAAAAGCCCTCAGGTCGCTATGGATGATGCGGTAACGCGTGCCAATTTTGCCTTATTACGTTTTTTACGAAATACGAAACACTAA